catgttaatgaaataattgtattgttaaaataaaatatttttatacaatgtAACATGTTTTTTATTGGCCATTacggaatataaataaaaacaaccaaGCCAGTTCGGTGAGCGCAATAGAGAaattaacccttttagtgctgagcttatttgCACGTATTTTACAGAAATTGCTAAAggaatttcgaaaaaaaaagtatcttatTAGTTAAATGTGCACAGAACACAAATGGAGATGGATTTTCGTAATTCTTTCTGTTACGTGTAAAAGACATACCAAACTActcaaatgaaatatattttactataactgtatttgagtcgtctattatcaaaggtggcaatctgtgcatttggacaaaaaatgttattgatatgtcaatacagattgatttgaatataatcgtctctttcaaagaatacggttcaaaacctgcattaaataaaggttaatacttaacctgttaattatctaagatgtcgttccgaagagttttgtgactgccagtggaatacaaagtcaataattcgtttttctgatttaccaataattgtccaagtcagattgccggctttgataatagtcgactaatttgtctaataaataaatgaaataaaacggaGCAATAATCGGTATTTCGCTTAAATATATAACGTATTTACCCTAAAATCAAACAATCTGACCTTTggttcaaaatataaatatttactaacaatcacgccacgttaactggtcccgtgataagttcgtaaagaacttgtgttacaggtaccagataacggaaataaatgtaagatttttattatacacatacataatatatttaatatacatccataaccttggaaaatacatttatatttatcgtacaaatatcttcccttggcgggattcgaacccgcgacccccttgtgtagtgaccatgtcacttaccactacactagACAGCCGTTATGAAGTATGAAGTATGTAGAAAGTATGAAGAATGTATGAAGAGTAGAGGTAATGATCACCATAACACTCCTTACATACCTGTAGTCTCCAGAAATACAAAAGATAAAAATCCCAGCGACACTTGATACATCGctctttagtaaaaaaattaacgaaataaaaaactGACTAAAACTAAATCGACTAACCATGTTGACGCAAACGAAATATCATTAAATTCTTTCATTTCATTCCTACTTCATAACCTAAAAATGGCGCTTCGTAACTAGATGTTTACaacatttcaaataatataGAAAATGAGCATTTTAATCAAACGTTCTAAGTCTGGGTGCTTCAATAGCGCCTGCAACGTTAAATTATGGCGTCTAAACTCTACTTCGGCAGATTCCGCTCTGAAAAAGggcgaagaagaagaagaatttcgtGTACTAGATATCTTGAAGAAAAGGGATAAAATGCAGCGTCGAGTAGTCAAAAGAACTGATGTGCAGCCAGATAGGATCGACAGGATGGCCACAAACCAGGTAAAAATGTTTACGATCTaaagaaataacaattttgttttcaccaatcagaaaataattttaacttcgaaaacgataaaaatgtatcagtaaaaatattattccaGAACTGGGGGAATGTGTGGCCTGGTCCGAAAACTTTCCACCCGTCTTCGGTGCCATTACCGATACGTCAGGGCTACGTACCAAAGGGTCAAGCACCGCCAGGTAAAAAAGCGAATGCAGAATTAATGAAAATACCAAATTTCCTTCACTTAACACCACCAGTTATCAAGAGCCAGTGTGAAGCCTTAAAACAATTTTGTACGGAATGGCCGAATCTACTCAACTCTGAGGAAAGTATAGAGAAGCATTATCccttagaaattataagttcaGATTACTGTCACGCAAGTCCATCTATCCGTAACCCGTTAGCACGCGTCGTGATCTTAAGAGTTCAATTAGCAGACCTCAAACTCGATAAACATGCAACAGACAAGTTTAAGAGGCTGGTCGGTGACAGGTACGACCCAAAAACAGATTTAGTGACGATCACAGCGGATCGTTGTCCAACTAAAGTACAAAACTTGGACTATGTCAATTATTTGTTGACTGCATGCTACCATGAGTCGTGGAATTTTGAAGATTGGGAGAAGGAGAAGACCGAGGACGACATGGAGTATTATGACTGGGATAATAATGCTTCAAAGAGGAGTTTGATTGATTGGTATCTTCGTGTTAAGAATGAATTGAAAATCATGAATGATGAAGAATATAAAGCATTTGATATAAGCCAAATAGAAAATGGAGCCCAATATAAAGCGTCTGTATCAAAGTATATGAATGAAGGTGAAAATCCACAGACCGTGCAAGA
The sequence above is drawn from the Bombyx mori chromosome 11, ASM3026992v2 genome and encodes:
- the LOC101742763 gene encoding small ribosomal subunit protein mS35, producing MSILIKRSKSGCFNSACNVKLWRLNSTSADSALKKGEEEEEFRVLDILKKRDKMQRRVVKRTDVQPDRIDRMATNQNWGNVWPGPKTFHPSSVPLPIRQGYVPKGQAPPGKKANAELMKIPNFLHLTPPVIKSQCEALKQFCTEWPNLLNSEESIEKHYPLEIISSDYCHASPSIRNPLARVVILRVQLADLKLDKHATDKFKRLVGDRYDPKTDLVTITADRCPTKVQNLDYVNYLLTACYHESWNFEDWEKEKTEDDMEYYDWDNNASKRSLIDWYLRVKNELKIMNDEEYKAFDISQIENGAQYKASVSKYMNEGENPQTVQEYSIAVRKLFGLPQKKLV